Proteins encoded together in one Oceanobacillus iheyensis HTE831 window:
- the rsmB gene encoding 16S rRNA (cytosine(967)-C(5))-methyltransferase RsmB: MKYQLRNTMLDILIRIEKDHGFSNLLLNHELKQRQLNEKDERLLTEVVYGSLQHQMTLDYYLSKFVKSKKKLDIWVQSLLRMSFYQMIYLEKVPDHAVIHESVEIAKQRGHKGISSFVNGVLRSLQRQGVPELTEIKDPIERIAIETSHPEWLVKRWSEMYGMETTANMCRNNLEHHPLSIRIQPLRTSREDVMEELKQSGIECRASIFSSQGIIIEKGNIFRTNLLKDGKITIQDQSSMLVGEMLAVEPEMNVLDSCSAPGGKVTHVAEKMLDKGTIHAFDLHAKKIKLIDEKATTLQLSSILAQKGDARKLADKYEKESFDRIVVDAPCSGLGVINGKPEIKYEKSEEDIQRLAKIQQDILNEVIPLLKENGLLIYSTCTVDTEENNQVVRQVLKNHQDISIDLSFRDELPVEIQEAPGWSEEGLQLFPQDFHTDGFFLTRLKKIR, from the coding sequence ATGAAGTATCAACTACGTAATACAATGCTCGATATATTAATTCGAATTGAAAAGGATCATGGTTTCAGTAATTTACTTCTAAACCATGAATTAAAACAACGACAATTGAATGAAAAGGATGAACGTTTACTTACAGAAGTAGTGTATGGAAGTTTACAACATCAGATGACATTGGATTATTACTTATCTAAGTTTGTTAAATCAAAGAAAAAGTTAGATATATGGGTCCAATCTTTACTTAGAATGTCATTTTATCAAATGATTTATTTAGAGAAAGTACCTGACCATGCGGTAATTCATGAGTCCGTGGAAATTGCGAAACAGCGCGGGCATAAAGGAATATCATCTTTTGTAAATGGAGTATTACGTAGTTTACAACGTCAGGGAGTACCAGAATTAACTGAAATTAAAGACCCGATAGAACGTATAGCAATAGAGACGAGTCATCCAGAATGGTTAGTGAAACGATGGTCGGAAATGTATGGTATGGAAACGACTGCAAATATGTGTAGAAATAATTTAGAACATCATCCACTTTCCATCCGTATTCAACCTTTACGGACTTCTAGAGAAGATGTTATGGAAGAGTTGAAACAATCTGGTATTGAATGTCGTGCCTCTATATTTTCTAGCCAAGGTATTATTATTGAAAAAGGAAATATCTTTAGGACAAATCTTTTAAAAGATGGAAAAATTACTATACAAGACCAAAGTTCCATGCTTGTTGGTGAAATGTTAGCTGTGGAACCGGAGATGAATGTATTAGATAGTTGTAGTGCTCCTGGAGGGAAAGTGACACATGTCGCTGAGAAGATGCTAGATAAAGGTACAATCCATGCTTTTGATTTACATGCTAAAAAAATAAAATTAATTGATGAAAAAGCAACTACATTGCAATTGTCTTCTATCCTTGCGCAAAAAGGGGATGCGAGGAAGCTAGCAGATAAATATGAAAAAGAATCGTTTGATCGTATTGTTGTCGATGCACCTTGTTCTGGTTTAGGAGTAATTAATGGAAAGCCAGAAATTAAATATGAGAAATCTGAAGAAGATATTCAACGTTTAGCAAAAATTCAACAAGATATTTTAAATGAAGTGATTCCATTATTAAAAGAAAATGGACTATTAATTTATAGTACATGTACGGTTGATACAGAGGAAAATAATCAAGTCGTTCGTCAGGTCCTAAAGAACCACCAAGACATCTCCATTGATTTAAGCTTTCGCGATGAATTACCTGTAGAAATACAAGAGGCTCCTGGGTGGTCGGAAGAAGGATTGCAATTATTTCCACAAGATTTTCACACAGATGGCTTCTTCTTAACGAGATTAAAAAAAATCCGATAA
- a CDS encoding Stp1/IreP family PP2C-type Ser/Thr phosphatase: MEGHFLTDRGKVRNHNEDAGGLFYNKSNQLIAIIADGMGGHQAGDVASKLATESIKQKWLETDHLGGPEQVEGWLKEAVQQTNQHIFKKSQEDKRCEGMGTTVVIAVALEEYVTIAHVGDSRCYLLNEDGFQQVTEDHSFVNELVRIGQISEDDAEIHPRKNVILRALGTDNQVNVDLKTLTWQKNDRLLLCSDGLSDKVTEHELADFTDSTKDIEVIGNELIQLANNRGGEDNISLILIVHPDSAEEAGEPVE; encoded by the coding sequence GTGGAAGGACATTTTCTTACAGACCGCGGTAAGGTTCGAAATCATAATGAAGATGCTGGTGGATTGTTTTACAATAAAAGTAATCAACTAATTGCAATTATTGCAGATGGTATGGGCGGTCACCAAGCGGGTGATGTTGCCAGCAAGTTAGCAACGGAAAGTATTAAACAAAAATGGTTAGAAACTGACCACTTGGGCGGTCCGGAACAAGTGGAAGGCTGGTTAAAAGAAGCAGTTCAACAAACGAATCAGCATATATTTAAAAAATCACAGGAAGATAAACGTTGTGAAGGAATGGGGACAACTGTAGTTATTGCTGTTGCATTAGAGGAATATGTAACGATTGCTCATGTTGGAGATAGCCGCTGTTATCTATTGAATGAAGATGGCTTCCAACAAGTAACCGAGGATCATTCTTTTGTAAATGAATTAGTTCGTATTGGGCAAATTTCTGAAGATGATGCTGAAATACACCCTCGTAAAAATGTGATTCTACGTGCGTTAGGAACGGATAATCAGGTCAATGTAGATTTAAAAACATTAACATGGCAAAAAAATGATCGATTATTATTGTGCTCGGATGGGTTATCGGATAAGGTAACTGAACACGAGCTAGCTGACTTTACAGATTCTACTAAGGATATTGAAGTAATTGGTAATGAACTGATTCAGTTAGCAAATAATCGGGGAGGAGAAGATAATATTTCTCTAATATTAATTGTCCATCCTGATAGTGCTGAGGAGGCAGGTGAGCCTGTTGAATAA
- the pknB gene encoding Stk1 family PASTA domain-containing Ser/Thr kinase, whose product MNKGELLNERYKIIKKIGGGGMANVYLARDTILERDVAVKALRMEYIHDQEFIARFDREAQSATSLSHPNIVNIFDVGEEDQLLYMVMEYVDGMTLKEYIHQHGPIDVPEALDIMKQLTSAIAHAHANEIVHRDIKPQNILINSTGQAKVTDFGIAMALSATALTQTNSILGSVHYLSPEQARGGMATKKSDIYSMGIVLYELLTGKLPFSGQSPVSIALKHLQNNTPSVKKANPSIPQSVENIVLQATAKDPFHRYNNIYELEEALETALDPNRLDEEPFSLPEEVGDETKAIPIITDQDNVVDNNNEDTIIHATNQGTKNYPEEPHAKDNKKKKKGKVKKEQKKSKNKKPKSKKKKVFWIVFSILLLALLVTGITVFATQPKDIPMPDVIEMDSADAKQTLEESNLEVEEEEVFSDEIENGLVVRTDPNAGRTVKEGSTVTMFVSQGQERVEMEDYEGQDFEQVKELLEEEGFTDITSYEKSSEAPVGEIISQIQPEAGSEVVPGETKVIFEISSGPELVSLNNLTGMSKEEVQDYIDRNELTMNSHEEYSDNVDEGRVIRQEPPSGTDLEKGSTVDVYFSMGPEEIPPRSHTVSFTVNYEPQEEEGSENEDGNEEEQQPVEQIVRVYIGDVNNEISDVYEERAITEDEEFTFTLMVPPDSEAEYKVTRDDEVIKERSVSYEGEED is encoded by the coding sequence TTGAATAAAGGAGAACTGCTGAATGAACGCTATAAGATAATTAAGAAGATTGGCGGAGGCGGAATGGCCAACGTCTATCTTGCCCGAGATACAATACTAGAACGTGATGTAGCTGTAAAAGCATTACGAATGGAATATATACATGACCAAGAGTTTATCGCTCGCTTTGATCGTGAAGCACAATCAGCGACGAGCTTATCTCACCCTAATATTGTAAATATATTCGATGTAGGGGAAGAAGATCAATTATTGTATATGGTTATGGAATATGTCGATGGAATGACTTTAAAAGAATACATACATCAACATGGACCAATTGATGTTCCAGAAGCATTAGATATTATGAAGCAATTAACTTCTGCAATAGCACATGCACATGCAAATGAAATTGTTCATCGTGATATAAAACCACAAAATATTTTAATTAATAGTACCGGACAAGCCAAAGTGACAGATTTTGGTATCGCAATGGCGTTAAGTGCTACGGCTCTGACACAAACTAATTCTATTTTAGGTTCTGTGCATTATCTTTCTCCAGAACAAGCTCGTGGAGGAATGGCAACAAAAAAATCGGATATATATTCCATGGGTATTGTCTTATATGAACTATTAACAGGAAAATTACCTTTTTCAGGACAATCGCCTGTGTCGATAGCTCTTAAGCATTTGCAGAATAATACACCTTCTGTAAAAAAAGCAAATCCATCCATTCCCCAAAGTGTGGAAAATATTGTTTTACAGGCAACAGCCAAAGATCCATTCCATCGCTATAATAATATTTATGAATTAGAAGAGGCATTAGAAACTGCATTGGATCCTAATCGATTAGATGAAGAACCATTTTCATTACCAGAGGAAGTCGGCGACGAAACAAAAGCGATTCCAATCATTACTGATCAAGATAATGTAGTCGATAATAATAATGAAGATACCATTATTCATGCGACAAATCAGGGTACAAAAAATTATCCAGAAGAACCGCACGCGAAAGATAATAAAAAGAAGAAAAAAGGAAAAGTGAAAAAAGAACAGAAGAAATCCAAGAATAAAAAACCTAAATCAAAGAAGAAAAAAGTTTTTTGGATTGTATTTTCAATTCTGCTTTTAGCCCTTCTAGTAACTGGTATTACGGTATTTGCTACACAACCAAAAGATATTCCAATGCCAGATGTCATTGAGATGGATTCTGCAGATGCGAAACAGACACTAGAAGAGAGCAATTTAGAGGTAGAAGAAGAGGAAGTATTCTCAGATGAAATCGAAAATGGGCTTGTTGTACGTACTGACCCGAATGCTGGAAGAACGGTTAAGGAAGGCTCAACAGTTACCATGTTTGTAAGTCAAGGACAAGAACGTGTAGAAATGGAAGATTATGAAGGTCAGGACTTTGAACAAGTAAAAGAATTATTAGAAGAAGAAGGATTTACGGATATTACCTCTTATGAAAAATCATCTGAAGCGCCAGTAGGAGAGATTATTTCACAAATACAACCAGAAGCGGGAAGTGAAGTTGTTCCTGGGGAAACAAAGGTGATTTTTGAGATAAGCTCTGGTCCAGAACTGGTTAGTTTAAATAATCTAACTGGCATGTCAAAGGAAGAAGTTCAGGATTATATCGATCGGAATGAATTGACGATGAATTCTCATGAAGAATACTCAGACAACGTGGATGAAGGAAGAGTGATAAGACAAGAGCCACCTTCTGGTACTGATTTAGAGAAAGGTTCAACTGTTGATGTATATTTCTCTATGGGTCCAGAGGAAATACCTCCTCGTTCTCACACGGTCTCTTTCACCGTAAATTATGAGCCTCAGGAAGAAGAAGGTTCGGAGAATGAAGATGGTAATGAGGAAGAGCAGCAGCCTGTAGAACAAATTGTTCGAGTGTATATTGGTGATGTCAATAATGAAATTTCGGATGTTTACGAAGAAAGAGCGATTACAGAGGATGAAGAATTCACCTTTACTTTAATGGTTCCGCCTGATTCAGAGGCAGAGTATAAAGTTACGAGAGATGATGAGGTTATAAAAGAACGAAGTGTTTCATATGAAGGAGAAGAAGATTAG
- the rsgA gene encoding ribosome small subunit-dependent GTPase A translates to MAEGRIIKALSGFYYVQSDNQQFVCKGRGLFRNKKITPLVGDYVEFEPKDDNEGYIMEIKERSNELVRPPIANIDQAIIVSSAVDPDFTTLLLDRFLVLIESKHIQPIILITKVDLLNEDQLENIKLYKQHYEKIGYRVELVSSKNQDLLPELEPYFDEKVSVFAGQSGVGKSSLINVLDPSLLLETAEISKSLGRGKHTTRHVELMKIGNGLVADTPGFSVLEFREIEAEELADSFPEFNARMHLCKFRGCMHDKEPKCAVKEAVENEEIAVFRYNHYLRFLEEIQTRKPRY, encoded by the coding sequence ATGGCTGAAGGAAGGATTATAAAAGCGCTGAGTGGCTTTTATTACGTACAATCAGATAATCAACAATTCGTCTGTAAAGGAAGAGGGTTATTTCGAAACAAGAAAATAACTCCTCTAGTTGGTGATTATGTTGAATTTGAGCCAAAAGATGATAATGAAGGATATATAATGGAAATCAAAGAGAGGTCGAATGAATTAGTTCGACCTCCTATTGCTAATATCGATCAAGCAATAATAGTAAGCTCTGCAGTTGATCCTGACTTTACTACGTTACTGCTGGATCGATTTCTAGTATTAATTGAATCCAAGCATATCCAACCAATAATATTAATTACTAAAGTAGATTTATTAAACGAAGATCAACTTGAAAATATCAAGCTATATAAACAACATTATGAAAAAATAGGTTATCGAGTGGAATTAGTTTCCTCTAAAAATCAGGATCTTTTGCCTGAATTAGAACCTTATTTTGATGAGAAAGTATCTGTTTTTGCGGGTCAATCAGGAGTAGGAAAATCATCCTTAATCAATGTGCTAGATCCTTCATTATTATTAGAAACTGCAGAAATCTCTAAAAGTCTAGGTAGAGGCAAACACACTACTCGACATGTGGAATTAATGAAAATAGGAAATGGGTTAGTTGCTGATACACCAGGATTTAGTGTTTTAGAGTTTCGTGAAATTGAAGCAGAAGAATTAGCGGATAGTTTTCCGGAATTTAACGCTCGCATGCATTTATGTAAATTTAGAGGATGTATGCATGACAAAGAACCAAAGTGTGCAGTGAAAGAAGCTGTAGAAAACGAAGAAATTGCGGTTTTTCGTTACAATCATTATCTGCGTTTCTTAGAAGAAATACAGACAAGAAAGCCGAGGTATTAG
- the rpe gene encoding ribulose-phosphate 3-epimerase, which produces MTKIAPSILSADFAKLGQEIKEVEEAGADYIHVDVMDGHFVPNITIGPLVVEAIRPITDLPLDVHLMIENPDAYIPAFAEAGASIITVHQEACVHLHRTLQLIRSHGVKPGVVINPATPVEMIKPILAEVDLILIMTVNPGFGGQSFIQETTSKIKQLADWREKYKLSYEIEVDGGVNEKTAGICTTSGADVLVAGSAIFNHENRKQAIELLREKAKV; this is translated from the coding sequence ATGACAAAAATAGCACCATCAATATTATCAGCAGATTTTGCAAAGCTAGGACAAGAAATAAAGGAAGTAGAAGAAGCGGGTGCAGATTATATCCATGTTGATGTCATGGATGGGCATTTCGTCCCTAATATAACAATCGGTCCTTTAGTTGTCGAAGCGATTAGACCAATTACAGATTTACCTTTAGATGTTCACCTAATGATTGAAAATCCAGACGCATATATTCCTGCTTTTGCAGAAGCAGGTGCATCTATTATCACGGTACATCAAGAAGCGTGTGTACATCTGCATCGAACTTTACAGTTAATCCGTTCACACGGCGTGAAACCAGGGGTAGTTATTAATCCAGCAACACCTGTCGAAATGATTAAACCTATTCTTGCAGAAGTAGATCTTATCTTAATAATGACTGTTAATCCTGGTTTTGGTGGGCAATCATTTATTCAAGAGACAACGTCAAAAATAAAACAATTAGCAGATTGGCGAGAAAAGTATAAACTATCCTATGAAATCGAAGTAGATGGCGGAGTGAATGAAAAGACAGCAGGGATATGTACGACTAGTGGTGCTGATGTATTAGTAGCTGGGAGTGCTATCTTTAATCATGAAAATCGAAAACAAGCCATTGAATTGCTAAGAGAAAAGGCGAAAGTCTAA
- a CDS encoding thiamine diphosphokinase — translation MKTIGIIGNGPKNMLPDLNQYQYEVDFWIGADRGALYLAESNLNIDIALGDFDSVSDEEKQKINKHAKKVLTYSTEKNYTDLELAIQIASDLQVDRILLFGVTGGRLDHELMNIQLLYRLLQKNVEAKIIDHSNQIEMVESGKYTINNQGYTYISFISFTNKVEGLTLEGFKYPLIDQTIEWGSSLCISNKLTQKKGTFSFRAGILLLIKSCDTIQ, via the coding sequence ATGAAAACCATTGGAATTATTGGCAATGGTCCGAAAAATATGCTCCCTGATCTAAACCAATACCAATATGAAGTAGATTTTTGGATAGGGGCAGATCGAGGGGCGCTTTATTTGGCAGAATCGAACCTAAATATAGATATTGCCCTCGGTGATTTTGACTCCGTCTCAGACGAAGAAAAACAAAAAATTAACAAACACGCCAAGAAAGTATTAACGTATTCTACCGAAAAAAACTATACTGATCTGGAACTTGCCATTCAAATTGCTAGTGATCTGCAAGTAGATCGTATACTATTATTTGGTGTTACTGGTGGTAGACTCGACCATGAATTAATGAATATTCAATTATTATATCGACTACTTCAAAAAAATGTTGAGGCGAAAATTATTGATCATTCTAATCAGATTGAGATGGTAGAATCGGGGAAGTATACAATTAATAATCAAGGCTACACCTATATATCTTTTATTTCTTTTACAAATAAAGTAGAAGGTTTGACTCTAGAAGGTTTTAAATATCCTTTAATAGATCAAACAATTGAATGGGGATCTTCTTTATGTATTTCAAACAAGCTTACTCAAAAAAAAGGTACTTTTTCTTTTCGGGCAGGCATACTATTACTAATAAAGAGTTGTGATACGATCCAGTAA
- the spoVM gene encoding stage V sporulation protein SpoVM, which produces MKFYTIKLPKFVGGFVKVVIGIFKKDK; this is translated from the coding sequence ATGAAATTTTATACGATTAAACTTCCTAAGTTTGTTGGTGGATTTGTGAAGGTTGTTATTGGTATTTTTAAAAAAGATAAGTGA
- the rpmB gene encoding 50S ribosomal protein L28, with translation MARKCVVTGRQTRSGNQRSHAMNSNKRNWKANVQKVRIMVDGKPKKVYVSARALKSGKVERV, from the coding sequence ATGGCTAGAAAATGTGTTGTAACTGGACGCCAAACTCGTAGTGGTAACCAACGCTCTCACGCTATGAATTCCAACAAGCGTAATTGGAAAGCTAATGTACAAAAAGTACGTATCATGGTAGACGGTAAACCGAAAAAAGTTTATGTATCCGCTCGCGCCCTAAAATCAGGTAAAGTTGAGCGCGTCTAA
- a CDS encoding Asp23/Gls24 family envelope stress response protein yields the protein MSIELNTNDGQVTITTDVIATIAGGTAVECYGIVGMASKSQIKDGIAEMLRKENYSRGIVVRQDDDKLHIDMYIIVSYGTKISEVANNVQSQVKYTLSQSLGLSIDSVNIFIQGVRVAKD from the coding sequence ATGTCCATTGAATTAAACACAAATGACGGCCAAGTAACGATCACAACAGATGTTATAGCAACAATTGCTGGAGGAACTGCAGTGGAATGTTATGGAATCGTAGGAATGGCTTCAAAGAGTCAAATAAAAGATGGAATTGCTGAAATGCTGCGTAAAGAAAATTATTCACGTGGGATAGTTGTCCGTCAAGATGATGATAAGCTACATATAGACATGTATATTATTGTTAGTTATGGAACGAAAATTTCTGAAGTTGCTAATAATGTACAGTCACAGGTGAAATATACATTAAGCCAATCATTAGGATTGTCAATTGACTCTGTCAATATTTTTATTCAAGGAGTTCGTGTAGCGAAGGATTAG